A stretch of Lachancea thermotolerans CBS 6340 chromosome D complete sequence DNA encodes these proteins:
- the DBP2 gene encoding DEAD-box ATP-dependent RNA helicase DBP2 (similar to uniprot|P24783 Saccharomyces cerevisiae YNL112W DBP2 Essential ATP-dependent RNA helicase of the DEAD-box protein family involved in nonsense-mediated mRNA decay and rRNA processing), whose translation MTYGSRDNQFNRDNYGSRGGDFRGGRPSDRNSYGRDSYGGGRGGFSRPPPSQPMELVAPDWDQELPNLPKFEKNFYVEHESVRNRSDAEVEEFRKANEMSILGKDIPKPITTFDEAGFPEYVLSEVKAEGFEKPTGIQCQGWPMALSGRDMIGVAATGSGKTLSYCLPGIVHINAQPLLSPGDGPIVLVLAPTRELAVQIQTECSKFGKSSRIRNTCVYGGVPRGHQIRELTRGAEIVIATPGRLIDMLEIGKTNLKRVTYLVLDEADRMLDMGFEPQIRKIVDQIRPDRQTLMWSATWPKEVQQLARDYLHDPIQVNVGSLELAASHNIAQIVEVVSDMEKRDRLLKHLETASEDKDSKILIFASTKRTCDEITRYLRQDGWPALAIHGDKAQNERDWVLQEFRTGNSPIMVATDVAARGIDVKGINFVINYDMPGNIEDYVHRIGRTGRAGATGTAISFFTEANKGMGAQLISIMREANQQIPPELMKYDRRQYGGHPRYGRGGYGGGRGGRGGYGRGGRGGGRGYGGGRGGGFQKPRDSGWGNRNINY comes from the exons ATGACTTACGGATCCAGAGACAACCAGTTTAACAGAGACAACTATGGCTCTCGTGGCGGAGATTTCCGCGGCGGAAGACCCTCCGACAGAAACTCTTATGGTAGAGACTCGTACGGtggcggccgcggcggctTCTCTCgtcctcctccttctcAGCCCATGGAGTTGGTTGCGCCAGACTGGGACCAAGAGCTGCCCAACCTACCAAAGTTCGAGAAGAACTTTTACGTTGAGCACGAGTCTGTCCGCAACCGTTCCGACGCTGAGGTTGAGGAGTTCAGAAAGGCCAACGAAATGTCCATTTTGGGTAAGGATATTCCAAAGCCCATCACCACCTTCGACGAGGCCGGATTCCCAGAATACGTTTTGTCAGAGGTTAAGGCTGAAGGGTTCGAGAAGCCTACCGGTATTCAGTGCCAGGGTTGGCCAATGGCCCTTTCTGGTAGAGACATGATCGGTGTCGCTGCCACAGGTTCTGGTAAGACTCTGTCCTACTGTCTACCCGGTATTGTTCACATCAACGCTCAGCCTTTGCTATCTCCTGGAGATGGTCCTATCGTGCTGGTGCTGGCGCCAACAAGAGAGTTGGCCGTCCAAATCCAGACGGAGTGCTCTAAATTTGGCAAATCATCCAGAATCAGAAATACCTGTGTCTACGGTGGTGTGCCCCGTGGTCATCAAATCAGAGAGCTGACTAGAGGTGCTGAGATCGTCATCGCTACCCCAGGTAGATTGATCGACATGTTGGAAATCGGTAAAACTAACTTGAAGAGAGTTACCTACCTTGTTCTTGACGAGGCAGACCGTATGTTGGACATGGGTTTCGAGCCTCAAATCAGAAAGATCGTGGACCAGATCAGACCCGACAGGCAAACTTTGATGTGGTCTGCTACATGGCCTAAGGAGGTGCAGCAGCTAGCAAGAGACTACCTACACGACCCTATCCAGGTTAATGTCGGTTCTTTGGAGCTTGCTGCTTCTCACAACATCGCTCAAATCGTTGAGGTTGTGTCTGATATGGAGAAACGTGACCGTTTGTTGAAGCATCTCGAGACTGCCTCTGAAGACAAGGattccaagattttgattttCGCTTCCACCAAGAGGACTTGTGACGAGATCACTCGCTACTTGAGACAAGACGGATGGCCAGCTTTGGCTATCCACGGTGACAAAGCCCAAAACGAACGTGACTGGGTTTTGCAAGAGTTTAGAACTGGTAACTCCCCTATCATGGTGGCAACAGATGTTGCTGCTAGAGGTATTG ATGTCAAGGGTATCAACTTTGTTATCAACTATGACATGCCAGGCAATATCGAGGATTACGTCCACAGAATCGGTAGAACCGGTAGAGCCGGTGCGACTGGTACTGCTATTTCGTTTTTCACTGAGGCTAACAAGGGTATGGGTGCTCAATTGATCAGCATCATGAGAGAGGCCAACCAGCAGATTCCTCCAGAATTGATGAAGTACGACAGAAGGCAGTACGGTGGCCACCCAAGATACGGACGTGGCGGCTACGGTGGTGGCCGTGGTGGCCGTGGTGGCTACGGCCGTGGTGGCCGCGGTGGTGGCCGTGGTTACGGTGGCGGCCGCGGTGGCGGTTTCCAGAAGCCAAGAGACTCCGGCTGGGGCAACAGAAACATCAACTACTAA
- the RPC19 gene encoding DNA-directed RNA polymerase core subunit RPC19 (some similarities with uniprot|P28000 Saccharomyces cerevisiae YNL113W RPC19 RNA polymerase subunit common to RNA polymerases I and III), whose product MANGDVKEPDAQVNTEEIVHAGESVQNGAEDVDMVADEQEEAEEDADKEKIRLLSSATSEDGTCASFQISEEDHTLGNALRYIIMKNPDVEFCGYSIPHPSETLLNLRIQTYGKFTAVEVLQKGLQDLMDLCDAVEDKFTQRIREM is encoded by the coding sequence ATGGCCAACGGCGATGTCAAAGAGCCTGATGCTCAAGTAAACACGGAGGAGATTGTGCACGCTGGCGAATCGGTTCAAAACGGTGCTGAGGATGTTGACATGGTTGCCgatgagcaagaagaagcagaagaagatgccGACAAAGAGAAGATTAGACTACTCTCGAGCGCTACATCTGAAGACGGCACTTGCGCGTCTTTCCAGATTTCCGAGGAAGACCACACGCTCGGAAACGCGCTCCGCTACATCATCATGAAGAACCCAGATGTTGAGTTCTGCGGTTACTCTATACCCCACCCCAGTGAAACGCTCTTGAACCTCAGGATACAAACGTACGGGAAGTTCACTGCTGTGGAAGTTCTACAGAAAGGTCTCCAAGATCTCATGGACCTGTGCGACGCCGTCGAAGACAAGTTCACCCAACGCATTCGCGAGATGTAA
- the CAR1 gene encoding arginase (similar to uniprot|P00812 Saccharomyces cerevisiae YPL111W CAR1 Arginase responsible for arginine degradation expression responds to both induction by arginine and nitrogen catabolite repression disruption enhances freeze tolerance): MLTEPSFDLYPNKKAGLVLANFSGGQGKSGVEDGPKYMLRQGLRQDLQELGWTTSIEEPLASDDYEKRKETDTSDVWGIVKRPQLVGEATKQIYESAKKVLERGEMPVTIGGDHSVAIGSIAAVFEKHPDACVLWIDAHADINTPSTTDSGNLHGCPVSFLMGLDSENTPPSLQWVPKCVKPNKIAYIGLRDVDAGEKRILRENHIPAFSMYHVDRFGLNHVIEMALQAINPDGDCPIHLSYDVDAMDPLFVPATGTPVRGGLTLREGLFVAERVAETGKLVALDVVEVNPTLAVHDMHVLDTVSAGCAVARCALGETLL, encoded by the coding sequence ATGTTGACAGAACCTAGTTTCGATTTGTACccaaacaaaaaggccGGTCTAGTGCTGGCTAACTTCTCAGGCGGCCAGGGAAAGTCCGGCGTGGAAGACGGCCCCAAGTACATGCTGAGACAGGGCCTAAGGCAAGATCTGCAGGAACTCGGCTGGACAACTTCCATCGAGGAGCCACTCGCTAGCGACGACTACGAGAAGCGTAAGGAGACTGACACCTCCGACGTGTGGGGTATCGTCAAGAGACCACAGCTTGTCGGTGAGGCCACCAAGCAAATCTACGAATCTGCGAAAAAAGTGCTGGAACGCGGTGAAATGCCCGTGACCATCGGCGGCGACCACTCTGTCGCCATTGGGTCCATCGCCGCGGTTTTCGAGAAGCACCCCGACGCGTGCGTACTGTGGATCGACGCTCACGCAGACATCAACACTCCATCCACCACAGACTCCGGTAACCTGCACGGCTGCCCCGTCTCGTTTTTGATGGGCCTCGACTCCGAGAACACACCTCCCTCCCTGCAGTGGGTGCCCAAGTGCGTGAAGCCCAACAAAATTGCATACATCGGCCTACGTGACGTGGACGCAGGTGAGAAGCGCATTCTGAGAGAGAACCACATCCCAGCCTTCTCCATGTACCACGTGGACCGTTTTGGCCTCAACCACGTGATCGAGATGGCCTTGCAGGCCATCAACCCAGACGGTGACTGCCCAATCCACCTGTCCTACGACGTCGATGCCATGGACCCCCTGTTTGTTCCTGCTACCGGAACTCCAGTCAGAGGTGGTCTGACGCTAAGAGAAGGTCTCTTTGTCGCCGAAAGAGTCGCTGAAACGGGTAAGTTGGTAGCTTTGGACGTTGTCGAAGTCAACCCAACACTCGCCGTTCACGACATGCATGTCCTAGACACCGTATCAGCTGGCTGCGCCGTCGCTCGCTGTGCTTTGGGAGAGACTTTGCTGTAA